Proteins co-encoded in one Siniperca chuatsi isolate FFG_IHB_CAS linkage group LG11, ASM2008510v1, whole genome shotgun sequence genomic window:
- the znf451 gene encoding E3 SUMO-protein ligase ZNF451 — translation MSSPIQADEDEVEEEVEFVSEGSLRPVLDCIDLLSDSEDEGCSSLVGTLEDKITGHKARVTSTLDRLAHQVALEKKERADKCRAFKEKQILQKARGQQELAFSSTNGINQEAKRCVDMWLKMPGPQPGVISAGFGRRHRPASFPRNSSTRHTCPVINCGRVYDNASLLDGHLKRFDHSPCDPTINLKGSPSELFACAACGQHFQTKEAWRKHLESKLSSSTADGHSITQTYQRIVCFACPACYVLFNLRDECLQHMSAKNHFTESLAMNDTRGRALPVPVPQYVKNRLIALCKDVTFNVRCSLCHKVLISHQAAQAHFNVYCRQGCAVAKADKTIVQVMKQLQVRGQCSLCCKIFLSQAEIERHKESTQHDVEVNQTMEKAVLQYCRFSEIQHTQRAREAQGRRQSTGLETPFQKRNKKRSDCEEFPAKRQRLSASVNASTSRNSATAWCCECGLQFSEEAAANNHLLAVNQIFHQCGVCGKLMGESSITRLHMSRFHGGAHLSNFLFYCRKCNVEMPRYEDILSHVSEAHSGHTYFTEQEVAEELATIIDDKPSTSKEVTLHSSSTKTAVRHDTVETSSSKAEQAWMCRMCEDIFDSEADVHQHCNDVSSHSYQRFICGHCPQKFFKESTVRRHCMNEHDGQIKSSHFCGLCDSMQFESEGEFLEHYKSLHSKDYYCMDDVEVVQPTVAESSSQPTCPCMGSEKSKEDMKATYTQCMRDLATEGKCQYVCAPCGISVPSYAQMKTHVHTKHAALNLDKTFDVECKACQERFMDVPSFHKHYHSRHCTLEPCVSSRTCRRDMKAEPTTVKIVNAVEIKPDTNEIEDETLVKFFNMDQVNKESEAHENESEEEMNHSPSFSAEEARESAELEEALKRSLLEF, via the exons ATGTCTTCTCCAATTCAAGCAGATGAGGATGAGGTGGAAGAAGAAGTGGAGTTTGTATCA GAGGGCTCTCTCAGACCAGTATTGGATTGTATTGATCTGCTGAGTGATAGTGAGGATGAGGGATGTTCATCGTTGGTAGGCACG CTTGAAGATAAAATCACCGGCCATAAGGCGCGTGTTACATCTACGCTGGACAGACTTGCACACCAGGTGGCTctggagaaaaaggaaagagcaGATAAATGTAGAGCGTTCAAG GAGAAACAAATCTTACAAAAAGCTCGTGGACAGCAGGAGCTGGCTTTTAGTTCTACAAATGGAATAAATCAGGAAGCAAAGCGCTGTGTAGACATGTGGTTAAAGATGCCAG gtCCTCAACCTGGAGTGATCAGTGCTGGTTTTGGAAGAAGACACCGACCTGCTTCTTTCCCCAGAAATAGTTCAACTAGACACACTTGTCCAGTGATTAACTGTGGCCGAGTTTATGACAATGCGTCCCTCCTCGATGGGCACTTAAAAAG GTTTGATCACTCGCCTTGTGACCCAACCATCAATCTCAAAGGAAGTCCATCTGAGCTTTTTGCCTGTGCTGCCTGTGGTCAACATTTTCAAACTAAAGAAGCATGGAGGAAGCATCTTGAGTCTAAG TTGTCCTCATCTACTGCTGATGGTCACAGCATCACTCAGACCTATCAGCGGATTGTGTGTTTTGCCTGTCCTGCCTGCTACGTCCTCTTCAACCTCCGAGATGAGTGTCTTCAGCACATGTCAGCCAAAAACCACTTCACAGAGTCACTTGCCATGAATG ACACCAGAGGAAGAGCACTGCCAGTTCCTGTCCCACAATACGTGAAGAATCGTCTCATCGCTCTGTGCAAGGATGTAACGTTTAATGTCCGATGCTCTTTATGCCACAAAGTACTGATCTCACATCAGGCAGCTCAAGCTCACTTTAA tgtgTACTGCAGACAGGGCTGTGCAGTGGCCAAGGCTGATAAAACAATAGTGCAGGTAATGAAACAGCTGCAAGTGCGAGGGCAGTGCTCCCTCTGCTGCAAAATCTTCCTCAGCCAAGCTGAAATTGAGAGACACAAAGAATCGACCCAGCATGATGTGGAGGTCAACCAAACGATGGAGAAAGCAGTCCTTCAGTACTGCAGGTTTAGTGaaattcaacacacacagagggctAGAGAGGCACAGGGGAGAAGACAGTCCACCGGCCTTGAAACGCCttttcaaaaaagaaacaagaagagGAGCGATTGTGAAGAATTTCCAGCCAAACGGCAGAGACTAAGCGCGAGCGTGAATGCCAGCACTAGCAGAAACTCAGCAACAGCATGGTGCTGCGAGTGTGGTCTGCAGTTCTCAGAGGAGGCTGCAGCCAATAATCATCTCTTGGCTGTGAACCAAATTTTCCATCAGTGCGGCGTGTGTGGCAAACTCATGGGAGAGTCCTCAATTACCCGCCTGCATATGAGTCGCTTTCACGGGGGAGCTCATCTCTCCAACTTCCTCTTCTACTGCCGCAAATGCAACGTGGAAATGCCTCGGTATGAAGACATCCTGTCACATGTGTCAGAAGCTCACAGCGGACACACCTACTTCACTGAACAAGAAGTTGCGGAGGAGCTCGCCACGATCATTGATGACAAGCCGTCCACCAGCAAAGAGGTCACCCTACATTCATCCTCCACAAAAACCGCAGTCCGGCATGACACAGTAGAGACATCTTCTTCAAAAGCAGAGCAGGCGTGGATGTGCAGGATGTGCGAGGACATCTTTGACTCGGAAGCGGACGTCCACCAACACTGCAATGACGTGAGCAGTCACAGCTATCAGAGATTCATCTGTGGACACTGCCCTCAGAAGTTCTTTAAAGAGTCCACTGTACGTAGACATTGTATGAATGAGCACGACGGGCAGATAAAGAGCTCCCACTTCTGCGGTCTCTGCGACAGCATGCAGTTTGAATCTGAGGGCGAGTTCTTGGAGCACTACAAGAGTCTCCACAGTAAGGACTACTACTGTATGGATGATGTTGAAGTTGTTCAGCCTACTGTTGCTGAAAGCTCCAGTCAGCCTACATGCCCATGCATGGGCTCAGAAAAGAGCAAAGAGGACATGAAAGCTACATATACACAATGCATGAGGGATCTGGCCACTGAAGGAAAATGTCAGTATGTGTGCGCTCCTTGTGGCATATCTGTGCCTTCCTATGCACAGATGAAGACTCACGTCCACACAAAACACGCAGCTTTGAACCTGGACAAGACCTTTGACGTAGAATGCAAAGCTTGCCAGGAAAGGTTTATGGATGTACCGAGTTTCCATAAACACTATCATTCCCGACACTGTACACTGGAACCTTGCGTGAGCTCCAGGACCTGCAGAAGAGACATGAAAGCAGAACCCACCACTGTAAAAATAGTCAATGCTGTGGAGATCAAACCAGACACCAATG AGATTGAAGATGAGACACTGGTGAAGTTTTTCAACATGGATCAGGTCAACAAAGAGAGTGAAGCACATGAAA ATGAatcagaggaggagatgaacCATTCACCGTCTTTCAGTGCAGAAGAAGCAAGGGAGTCAGcag aGTTGGAAGAAGCTCTTAAAAGAAGTCTTCTGGAGTTTTAA
- the bag2 gene encoding BAG family molecular chaperone regulator 2 encodes MAQAKIQAKMNEVPCAKFSRTLSMADRSGRLLESLDQLEMRVETLREAASAMEQEREGILEMIQSIQNGQEMRNICAGEREELELTANRLMGRTLSVEISVGTIRNSQQEEALRRATSIIDEMVKKLLDDMESGRQRLLALHAACVTEAPPVPIDQKFQAIVISCALEDQKKIKRRLETLLRNVENAEKNIKIMDHQKLEDPKANGCH; translated from the exons ATGGCTCAAGCTAAAATACAGGCAAAAATGAACGAAGTTCCCTGCGCCAAGTTCAGCAGGACCCTGTCTATGGCAGATCGCTCCGGACGACTCCTGGAAAgtttggatcagctggaaaTGAG GGTGGAGACTTTACGCGAAGCAGCATCGGCCATGGAGCAGGAAAGGGAGGGCATCTTGGAAATGATTCAGTCCATACAGAACGGACAAGAAATGCGTAACATCTGTGCTG gggagagagaagagttAGAGTTAACTGCAAACCGTCTAATGGGCCGTACGCTGTCCGTGGAGATCTCTGTAGGCACAATCAGAAACTCCCAGCAGGAGGAGGCGCTGCGCAGGGCCACGTCCATCATCGATGAAATGGTGAAGAAGTTACTGGACGACATGGAGAGCGGCCGGCAGCGGCTGCTGGCCCTGCACGCAGCCTGTGTGACTGAGGCCCCGCCCGTCCCCATCGACCAGAAGTTTCAGGCCATAGTGATCAGCTGTGCCCTGGAGGACCAGAAGAAGATCAAGCGGAGGCTGGAGACTTTGTTGAGGAACGTTGAAAATGCTGAGAAGAACATCAAGATCATGGATCACCAAAAACTGGAGGACCCAAAAGCCAATGGCTGTCATTAA
- the rab23 gene encoding ras-related protein Rab-23, with product MLEEDMEVAIKVVVVGNGAVGKSSMIQRYCKGIFTRDYKKTIGVDFLERQILVNDEEVRLMLWDTAGQEEFDAITKAYYRGAQACVLVFSTTDRESFQAIDSWREKVEAEVGDIPTVLVQNKIDLLEETVIKNEEAEALAKRLKLRFYRASVKEDLNVTEVFKYLAEKYLQRLKQQTAEETEVVHTTSNKIGVFNTTSSNVCNQSSSNGREVITLRPNKQRTKKSKNPFGSCSLL from the exons ATGTTGGAGGAGGACATGGAAGTGGCCATCAAGGTGGTCGTGGTCGGCAACGGAGCTGTCGGCAAGTCCAGTATGATCCAACGTTACTGCAAGGGCATCTTCACTAGGGACTACAAAAAGACTATCGGAGTGGACTTTCTGGAAAGGCAGATACT TGTAAATGATGAAGAGGTCCGACTAATGCTGTGGGACACTGCTGGACAGGAGGAGTTTGACGCCATTACCAAGGCCTACTACCGTG GTGCCCAAGCATGTGTGCTAGTCTTCTCTACCACAGACAGGGAGTCGTTTCAGGCTATTGACAGCTGGAGGGAGAAGGTGGAGGCAGAGGTCGGAGATATTCCCACAGTTCTAGTGCAGAACAAAATTGACCTCCTGGAAGAGACTGTTATAAAAAA CGAGGAGGCAGAAGCTTTGGCTAAAAGGCTCAAGTTGAGATTTTATCGCGCTTCAGTAAAAGAGGACCTTAATGTCACCGAGG tttttaagtaCTTAGCAGAGAAGTATCTTCAGCGACttaaacagcaaacagcagaggaaacagAGGTGGTCCATACAACAAGCAATAAAATAG GTGTTTTTAATACCACAAGTAGTAATGTCTGCAACCAGAGCTCCAGCAACGGCAGAGAAGTCATCACTTTGCGACCTAACAAACAAAGGACCAAGAAGAGTAAAAATCCATTTGGAAGCTGCAGCCTACTCTAG